A genomic stretch from Spirochaetota bacterium includes:
- the mnmH gene encoding tRNA 2-selenouridine(34) synthase MnmH produces the protein MEAGFDDLFAEERPVVIDVRSPAEFADGSVPGSFNVPLFSNEERAIVGTLYAHDGVDAAWDEGIRLVSPKIPGIVDAVRGHRGTDTRAVIVLCWRGGMRSKAAVNFLALARIPAVQYTGGYKSYRRSIRDVIARIADDFSTITVRGLTGTGKTAIMRRALADGAAFLDLEHYAAHRGSAFGGAGLTQPTQQNFEHVLGEALVRFRYHGDRTLFIEGESRRIGRITVPEVVIDRIIKSDHIEITAPMDVRVQNILDEYMPFITADLVVATLEKIRDALGGERYTAYVSLAREERYAELIRLLMENYYDTGYTFFWNKYGGGRCLLQVPHDAAFDLVRALRTREQA, from the coding sequence AAGCAGGCTTCGATGACCTCTTCGCAGAAGAACGACCCGTAGTCATTGATGTACGCTCGCCGGCCGAATTCGCGGATGGGTCCGTTCCCGGTTCATTCAATGTGCCGTTGTTCTCCAACGAGGAGCGCGCAATTGTCGGTACGCTCTATGCTCATGACGGGGTCGATGCCGCCTGGGACGAAGGGATACGCCTTGTTTCCCCGAAGATACCCGGCATAGTGGACGCGGTGCGCGGACACCGGGGCACGGATACGCGTGCGGTCATCGTCCTCTGCTGGCGCGGGGGCATGCGGAGCAAAGCGGCGGTCAATTTCCTTGCGCTTGCGCGTATACCGGCCGTTCAGTATACGGGCGGGTACAAATCCTACCGCCGTTCCATACGCGATGTCATCGCACGCATAGCGGATGATTTTTCGACGATAACGGTACGCGGGCTCACCGGTACGGGTAAAACGGCGATTATGCGGAGGGCGCTGGCGGACGGGGCGGCCTTTCTCGACCTTGAGCACTATGCCGCTCATCGCGGGTCGGCGTTCGGCGGGGCGGGGCTTACGCAGCCGACACAGCAGAATTTCGAGCACGTGCTGGGCGAAGCGCTCGTGCGGTTCAGGTATCACGGGGATAGAACGCTTTTCATCGAAGGCGAGTCGCGGCGAATCGGGCGCATCACCGTGCCGGAGGTCGTCATCGATCGCATCATCAAAAGTGATCATATCGAGATAACAGCGCCGATGGATGTTCGTGTGCAGAATATCCTCGACGAATACATGCCGTTCATTACGGCCGATCTTGTCGTCGCGACGCTTGAAAAGATACGTGATGCCCTGGGGGGCGAGCGCTATACGGCGTATGTGTCGCTTGCGCGCGAGGAACGCTACGCAGAATTGATACGGCTCCTTATGGAAAATTATTACGATACGGGATATACTTTTTTCTGGAACAAGTACGGCGGCGGGCGATGCCTTTTACAGGTGCCGCATGACGCCGCGTTCGATCTTGTGCGGGCACTCCGCACCCGGGAGCAAGCATGA
- a CDS encoding 6-hydroxymethylpterin diphosphokinase MptE-like protein has product MSSASAGIRGKNMDAIRAHRELFPLDVETRIAEAAADGFSCTPIAIKGAAMSFKASRDGASAIMHSQYDPIKEAKTLAEEAVNDPDADLVVVLGFGAGYIVREILTARDNIDVIAVEPSYGILNFLIDTFDMHDLFSDERVMYFIGGSDRNDIENYLSLRSTRKVRIITSRGYWKFFSKDLGDLSQAILNFVDAKSININTMIRFDRLWAYNIICNIDVIPFVHGVNRFFDRFAGVPAVVVSAGPSLERNIGLLGEMKKKALIIAVDTALKPLREHGITPHIAVAIDPQGKNAKYFRNAVSSGTALVSESSIHNEIMRNYPGPIFLAASPFPLAQYLMGFLGDRGELTVGGSVSTAAIDIACRTGANPVIMLGLDLSFPELATHVKGSYHEEDFHTQVTKLDTYDGRIYKYILSGRVTPARNIHGERVYVDARFTMYREWFEKYAAAKPGVKFYNATEGGVALNGMENITLASLAKTLPDRDIDFETVSANARADTATEAAIRREIIDGFSAIRKEIRTMRRLAEDGLSITDKLEHGVRHKHNVAGMVRSLNTIDERIGELHEAKPFVSVTMQRVINYIKEGYAFDEHTPEELRPVIASRELYKEIIRSAEYNDDLIEMGIRKLSKATV; this is encoded by the coding sequence ATGAGTTCTGCATCGGCGGGCATACGCGGGAAGAATATGGATGCGATACGGGCGCATCGCGAGCTTTTCCCCCTCGATGTTGAAACGAGGATAGCGGAAGCGGCGGCGGACGGGTTCTCCTGCACGCCGATAGCGATCAAGGGCGCGGCAATGAGCTTCAAGGCATCACGGGACGGGGCGTCGGCGATCATGCACAGCCAGTACGATCCGATCAAGGAGGCGAAAACCCTCGCCGAAGAGGCCGTGAACGATCCGGATGCCGATCTTGTCGTGGTGCTCGGTTTCGGGGCGGGATACATCGTTCGGGAGATACTCACTGCGCGCGATAATATCGATGTCATCGCCGTTGAACCGTCGTACGGCATACTGAATTTTCTCATCGATACGTTCGATATGCATGATCTGTTCTCCGACGAGCGCGTCATGTATTTCATCGGCGGGAGCGACAGGAACGATATCGAGAACTATCTATCGCTCAGGAGCACGCGCAAGGTGCGCATCATCACCTCGCGCGGGTACTGGAAGTTCTTCTCGAAAGACCTGGGCGACCTCTCGCAGGCGATACTCAACTTCGTCGATGCGAAGAGCATCAATATCAATACCATGATACGCTTCGACCGGCTCTGGGCGTATAATATCATCTGTAATATCGATGTGATCCCGTTCGTCCACGGCGTGAACCGCTTCTTCGACCGATTCGCCGGTGTGCCTGCTGTCGTCGTTTCGGCGGGGCCTTCGCTCGAACGGAATATCGGCCTTCTCGGTGAGATGAAGAAGAAGGCGCTTATCATCGCCGTTGATACTGCGCTGAAGCCGCTCCGCGAGCACGGCATTACGCCCCACATCGCGGTGGCCATTGACCCGCAGGGGAAGAACGCGAAGTATTTCCGCAACGCCGTTTCGAGCGGTACCGCACTAGTCTCGGAGTCGTCGATACACAATGAGATAATGCGCAATTACCCCGGGCCGATATTCCTCGCCGCCTCGCCGTTCCCCCTTGCGCAATACCTCATGGGATTCCTGGGCGACAGGGGCGAATTGACCGTGGGCGGGTCCGTGTCGACCGCAGCGATAGATATCGCCTGCCGTACCGGCGCCAACCCGGTGATCATGCTGGGGCTTGATCTCTCGTTCCCGGAGCTGGCAACGCATGTGAAGGGGAGCTATCATGAAGAGGATTTCCACACGCAGGTGACCAAGCTCGATACGTATGACGGACGCATCTATAAATATATACTGTCCGGGCGCGTGACGCCGGCGAGGAATATTCACGGTGAGCGTGTCTATGTCGATGCCCGGTTTACCATGTACCGTGAATGGTTCGAGAAATATGCCGCTGCGAAGCCCGGTGTGAAATTCTACAATGCAACGGAGGGCGGTGTAGCGCTCAACGGCATGGAGAACATTACGCTCGCATCGCTCGCAAAGACGCTGCCGGACCGTGATATCGATTTTGAAACGGTATCGGCGAATGCGCGCGCCGATACCGCGACCGAAGCTGCGATACGCAGGGAGATAATCGATGGGTTCTCGGCCATACGAAAGGAGATACGCACGATGCGGCGGCTCGCCGAGGACGGTCTCTCGATAACGGATAAGCTTGAACACGGCGTGAGGCACAAGCACAATGTGGCGGGCATGGTGAGATCGCTCAATACCATCGATGAGCGCATCGGAGAGCTGCATGAGGCGAAGCCCTTCGTGAGCGTTACCATGCAGCGCGTGATAAACTATATTAAAGAGGGATACGCTTTCGATGAACATACGCCGGAGGAATTGCGGCCGGTCATCGCCTCACGAGAGTTGTACAAGGAGATAATCCGTTCCGCCGAATACAACGATGACCTCATCGAGATGGGGATACGCAAACTGAGCAAGGCGACGGTATAG
- a CDS encoding TAXI family TRAP transporter solute-binding subunit, with the protein MAGIIMEASPKGFAKLQATLKETFGFNRGVTISIIILSSLVIAFAVFWFIYSAPPSSITMSSGPADSVFQTNAERYRKLLASNGITLHILPSQGSLENLMRLKTRSNEVDVAFFQGGLPRGMNANGIESLGSLYSEPLMLYYIGRKKITLLSELDGKRIAVGAEGSAVRRLAVTLLGLCGIETNRNELLVDLDGEDAADALVKKKIHAVFMMGESAAFGTMRKLQRSPDIHIYSYAQADAYIRRIQYLTKLTLPMGSIDFEKNIPENDITLVGATVQLIARRDLHPAVSDLLLEAAHDIHSRPSMYRKRGEFPTPVSNDIPVSDEAMRFYKSGKGFFYRVLPFWLATLVSQLIVVVIPAAVVLIPAFQVIPALYTFSVNVRIGRWYRALLTLEQDHLENRERSPSDYLVRLDRIEHGINRSKIPISFAGQFYILRQHCALVRDRIAAESVPK; encoded by the coding sequence ATGGCAGGTATCATCATGGAAGCATCGCCCAAAGGATTCGCCAAACTGCAGGCGACGCTGAAAGAGACGTTCGGCTTCAACCGCGGCGTAACGATAAGTATTATCATCCTGTCGTCCCTCGTCATCGCGTTCGCCGTGTTCTGGTTCATCTATTCCGCGCCCCCATCGTCCATCACCATGTCGAGCGGCCCCGCTGACAGTGTGTTCCAGACGAACGCCGAACGGTATCGAAAGCTCCTTGCGAGCAACGGGATAACGCTCCATATACTTCCCTCGCAGGGTTCACTTGAGAATCTCATGCGCCTCAAGACGCGTTCCAATGAGGTCGATGTCGCCTTTTTCCAGGGAGGATTGCCGCGCGGTATGAACGCGAACGGCATCGAATCGCTCGGGAGCCTCTACAGCGAACCGCTCATGCTGTATTACATCGGCAGGAAAAAGATAACGCTCCTCTCCGAACTCGACGGGAAACGCATCGCTGTCGGAGCCGAGGGGAGCGCTGTGCGCAGGCTCGCCGTGACCCTGCTCGGATTGTGCGGGATAGAGACGAACAGGAACGAACTGCTCGTCGATCTCGACGGCGAGGACGCGGCGGACGCGCTCGTGAAAAAGAAGATACACGCGGTGTTCATGATGGGGGAAAGCGCAGCGTTCGGCACCATGCGCAAACTCCAGCGCTCACCGGACATACACATATACAGTTATGCACAGGCGGACGCCTATATTCGCCGCATCCAGTATTTGACGAAGCTCACGCTGCCGATGGGCTCCATCGACTTCGAGAAGAACATCCCGGAAAACGATATCACTCTCGTCGGGGCGACCGTGCAGCTCATCGCCCGCAGGGACCTTCATCCCGCCGTATCCGATCTTCTGCTCGAAGCGGCGCATGACATACACAGCCGCCCCTCGATGTACCGCAAGCGCGGCGAATTCCCGACGCCGGTATCCAATGACATCCCCGTGAGCGATGAGGCGATGCGCTTCTACAAGTCCGGTAAAGGATTCTTCTATCGCGTGCTGCCGTTCTGGCTTGCGACGCTGGTAAGCCAGCTCATCGTCGTCGTCATCCCCGCCGCTGTCGTGCTCATCCCGGCATTCCAGGTGATACCGGCCCTGTATACGTTCAGCGTCAATGTCAGGATAGGCCGATGGTACCGCGCATTATTGACGCTCGAACAGGACCATCTCGAGAACAGGGAACGCTCGCCCAGTGACTATCTCGTACGACTCGACAGGATAGAGCACGGCATCAACAGGAGCAAGATACCCATATCGTTCGCCGGACAATTCTATATCCTCAGACAGCACTGCGCGCTCGTTCGTGACCGAATAGCCGCTGAGTCCGTGCCCAAGTAG
- a CDS encoding phenylacetate--CoA ligase, with amino-acid sequence MIFNKAIETMPRQKLAQLQLERLQATLHRIYKNVAFYKQSFDTAGIDIEDIVSLEHLADLPFTTKDDLRKSYPYDLFAVPLKDIVRIHSSSGTTGKPIVVGYTKNDLANWAESTARFLVSAGVTDHDFMQIAFDYGLFTGGFGFHYAAEQVGASVIPASSGGSVQKQITIMKDYRTTVLASTPGYAMRIAKGLEEMHLHPSSLNLKVGIFGAEPWSEHVREELETKLRIRAYDTYGLSEIMGPGVSGECSERNGLHVNEDQVIVEVIDPVTLTPAAVGDEGELVFTNIAKEGCPLIRYRTGDIARLLPGDCPCGRTHMRMSRVARRTDDIVVFMGLKISPAQVESILANAEGVEPEFRIVLGNALGPETMEIKVAISEGIAVDEIKVLEDLKTTITRQLALELGLTAKVTLVERASIEPRDGGKGRIEDNRR; translated from the coding sequence ATGATATTCAACAAAGCCATCGAAACCATGCCGCGGCAGAAGCTCGCACAGCTCCAGCTCGAACGGCTGCAGGCGACGCTCCACCGCATCTACAAGAACGTTGCGTTCTACAAGCAATCGTTCGACACCGCCGGCATCGACATCGAGGATATCGTATCGCTCGAACACCTCGCCGATCTGCCGTTCACCACCAAGGACGACCTGAGAAAAAGCTATCCCTACGATCTCTTCGCCGTTCCGCTCAAGGATATCGTACGCATCCATTCATCGTCCGGCACCACCGGCAAACCCATCGTCGTCGGCTACACCAAGAACGATCTGGCCAACTGGGCGGAATCGACGGCGCGCTTCCTCGTCTCGGCCGGTGTAACGGACCACGACTTCATGCAGATAGCCTTCGACTACGGCCTCTTCACCGGCGGTTTCGGCTTCCACTACGCCGCAGAACAGGTAGGCGCCTCGGTAATACCGGCATCTTCGGGGGGGAGCGTTCAGAAGCAGATAACCATCATGAAGGACTACAGGACCACGGTGCTCGCGAGTACGCCTGGCTATGCGATGCGCATCGCCAAGGGTCTTGAAGAGATGCATCTGCATCCGTCATCGCTCAATCTCAAGGTGGGCATATTCGGCGCCGAACCGTGGAGCGAGCATGTGCGCGAAGAACTTGAAACGAAGCTCCGCATCCGTGCGTACGACACCTACGGTCTGAGCGAGATCATGGGCCCGGGTGTTTCCGGGGAATGCTCCGAACGCAACGGGCTGCATGTGAACGAGGACCAGGTGATCGTCGAGGTCATCGATCCGGTAACGCTCACTCCCGCCGCCGTCGGCGATGAAGGCGAGCTCGTGTTCACCAATATCGCGAAAGAAGGCTGTCCCCTCATCCGCTACCGCACCGGCGATATCGCACGGCTTCTCCCCGGGGACTGCCCCTGCGGAAGAACGCACATGCGTATGAGCCGTGTCGCGCGGCGCACGGACGACATCGTCGTGTTCATGGGATTGAAGATCTCCCCGGCGCAGGTGGAATCGATACTTGCGAACGCCGAGGGCGTTGAGCCTGAGTTCAGGATAGTGCTCGGTAATGCCCTCGGGCCCGAGACCATGGAGATAAAGGTTGCCATATCCGAAGGGATAGCCGTCGACGAGATAAAGGTGCTTGAAGACCTCAAGACCACCATCACCCGGCAGCTGGCATTGGAGCTCGGACTTACCGCAAAGGTAACCCTTGTCGAACGCGCATCGATAGAACCGCGCGACGGAGGCAAAGGCCGTATCGAGGATAATCGCAGGTAG
- a CDS encoding ABC transporter ATP-binding protein has protein sequence MLRSMSIHVDTGEIVAIIGANGAGKSTLVRTIMGLVKASAGTVLLDGKDMTRMPTERIVANGCVLVPEGRHVFAAMSVRENLMLGGHPLRMKLSARERREAERSELSRMFGLFPKLLDRQHQLAGTLSGGEQQMLAIARALMSRPKLLILDEPSTGLAPIVVKDIFRVIKELRSAGMTILLIEQNARAALAIADRGYALETGQVMLEGSARAVLGNRDIQRAYLGKEYKAKSDLE, from the coding sequence GTGCTGCGCTCGATGTCCATCCATGTGGATACCGGCGAGATCGTTGCGATAATCGGGGCGAACGGTGCCGGGAAATCCACATTGGTACGCACTATCATGGGGCTCGTGAAAGCATCCGCGGGAACGGTGCTGCTTGACGGGAAGGACATGACACGCATGCCCACGGAACGCATCGTCGCGAACGGCTGCGTGCTCGTCCCCGAGGGGCGGCATGTGTTCGCTGCGATGAGCGTGCGCGAGAACCTCATGCTCGGGGGGCATCCGCTTCGGATGAAACTCTCCGCCCGCGAACGGCGGGAAGCGGAAAGAAGCGAGCTGTCACGCATGTTCGGTCTCTTCCCGAAGCTCCTCGACCGTCAGCATCAGCTCGCGGGAACGCTTTCCGGCGGTGAACAGCAGATGCTCGCCATTGCACGAGCGCTCATGTCGCGCCCGAAGCTCCTTATCCTCGACGAACCGTCAACGGGACTTGCACCCATCGTCGTGAAGGATATTTTCCGCGTTATAAAAGAGCTCCGCAGCGCGGGGATGACGATACTTCTCATCGAACAGAATGCCCGCGCGGCGCTCGCAATAGCCGACCGCGGCTATGCCCTTGAGACCGGACAGGTCATGCTCGAGGGGAGCGCCCGCGCCGTGCTCGGCAACCGCGACATCCAGCGTGCCTATCTCGGCAAAGAATATAAAGCGAAAAGCGACCTTGAGTGA